One segment of Pseudomonadota bacterium DNA contains the following:
- a CDS encoding acyl-CoA desaturase produces the protein MSSNNCEYVNPRIDYFDQPGRADHGDVRADPIKIAWVGSMLTLGTLGSAVTITPGAVALFIGFTAFTLCFGHSLGMHRRFIHRSYACPKWLEYFFVHLGVLVGLAGPLGMLRTHDTRDWAQRQSDCHDYFSHKEVWYRDLWWQLFCSIKLVNNPQIRIEKDIEQDRIYLWMERTWMLQQVPWAALFYWLGGWSWVFWGICSRTSISILGHWLIGYFAHNSGDRDWHVTGAAVQGYNVRWCALLTMGESWHNNHHAFPGSARLGLKSGQWDPGWWVLQVLAKIGLVHNIATTDVLSDRIDLISIEN, from the coding sequence GTGAGCAGCAATAACTGCGAATACGTCAATCCGCGGATTGACTACTTCGACCAACCAGGGCGAGCAGACCACGGTGACGTTCGCGCGGACCCGATCAAGATTGCTTGGGTAGGTTCAATGCTAACGCTTGGAACACTCGGCAGCGCCGTTACGATCACACCCGGCGCCGTCGCACTGTTCATCGGCTTCACTGCATTCACGCTGTGTTTCGGCCACTCCCTTGGTATGCATCGTCGGTTCATACACCGTAGCTACGCATGCCCGAAATGGCTTGAATATTTCTTTGTTCATCTCGGCGTTCTGGTCGGCCTAGCTGGCCCACTCGGTATGCTACGCACCCACGACACGCGCGACTGGGCGCAGAGGCAATCCGACTGCCACGACTACTTTTCACACAAGGAAGTCTGGTACCGCGATCTTTGGTGGCAGCTATTCTGCTCGATAAAACTAGTGAACAACCCGCAGATAAGAATTGAGAAAGACATCGAGCAAGATCGCATTTACCTGTGGATGGAAAGAACCTGGATGTTGCAGCAAGTGCCTTGGGCCGCACTCTTCTATTGGCTGGGCGGTTGGTCGTGGGTCTTCTGGGGAATTTGCTCGCGCACAAGCATCTCAATCCTTGGTCATTGGCTAATTGGATACTTCGCCCACAATAGCGGTGATCGCGATTGGCACGTCACCGGTGCCGCCGTGCAGGGCTACAACGTTCGATGGTGCGCGCTACTAACAATGGGCGAAAGCTGGCACAACAATCATCATGCTTTTCCGGGCTCAGCGCGCCTAGGATTAAAAAGCGGCCAGTGGGATCCGGGTTGGTGGGTGTTGCAGGTTTTAGCGAAAATCGGACTGGTCCATAACATCGCGACAACCGACGTTCTGAGCGATCGAATAGATCTGATTTCGAT